Proteins encoded in a region of the Canis lupus familiaris isolate Mischka breed German Shepherd chromosome 1, alternate assembly UU_Cfam_GSD_1.0, whole genome shotgun sequence genome:
- the UBQLN1 gene encoding ubiquilin-1 isoform X1, whose amino-acid sequence MAESGESGGPPSSQDGAAAAEGAGAPAAAASAEPKIMKVTVKTPKEKEEFAVPENSSVQQFKEEISKRFKSHTDQLVLIFAGKILKDQDTLSQHGIHDGLTVHLVIKTQNRPQDHSAQQTNTSGSNVTTSSAPSTNSTSGSATSNPFGLGGLGGLAGLSSLGLNTTNFSELQSQMQRQLMSNPEMMVQIMENPFVQSMLSNPDLMRQLIMANPQMQQLIQRNPEISHMLNNPDIMRQTLELARNPAMMQEMMRNQDRALSNLESIPGGYNALRRMYTDIQEPMLSAAQEQFGGNPFASLVSNTSSGEGSQPSRTENRDPLPNPWAPQASQSSSASSSTTSAVGGTGGSAASGTSGQSSSAPNLGPGVGASMFNTPGMQSLLQQITENPQLMQNMLSAPYMRSMMQSLSQNPDLAAQMMLNNPLFAGNPQLQEQMRQQLPTFLQQMQNPDTLSAMSNPRAMQALLQIQQGLQTLATEAPGLIPGFTPGLGALGSTGGSSGSNGSNSAPTDNPSPTTGTTEPGHQQFIQQMLQALAGVNPQLQNPEVRFQQQLEQLSAMGFLNREANLQALIATGGDINAAIERLLGSQPS is encoded by the exons atggcCGAGAGTGGTGAAAGCGGCGGCCCTCCGAGCTCCCAGGACGGCGCCGCCGCGGCCGAAGGTGCAGGCGCCCCCGCGGCCGCTGCGTCCGCGGAGCCCAAGATCATGAAAGTCACCGTGAAGACCCcgaaggagaaggaggagttcGCCGTGCCCGAGAACAGCTCCGTGCAGCAG ttCAAGGAAGAAATCTCTAAACGTTTCAAATCACATACTGATCAACTTGTGTTGATATTTgctggaaaaattttaaaagatcaagaTACTTTGAGTCAGCATGGAATTCATGATGGACTTACTGTTCACCTTGTcatcaaaacacaaaacag GCCGCAGGATCATTCAGCTCAGCAAACAAATACCAGTGGAAGCAACGTTACCACATCATCAGCGCCTAGTACTAACTCCACATCTGGTTCTGCCACTAGCAACCCTTTTGGTTTAG GTGGCCTTGGAGGGCTTGCAGGCCTGAGTAGCTTGGGTTTGAATACTACTAACTTCTCTGAACTACAAAGTCAGATGCAGCGGCAACTTATGTCCAATCCTGAAATGATGGTCCAGATTATGGAGAATCCCTTTGTCCAGAGCATGCTCTCAAATCCTGACCTGATGAGGCAGTTAATTATGGCCAATCCACAGATGCAGCAGTTGATTCAGAGAAATCCAGAAATTAGTCATATGCTGAATAATCCAGATATTATGAGACAA ACATTGGAACTTGCCAGGAATCCAGCAATGATGCAGGAAATGATGAGAAACCAGGACCGAGCCTTGAGCAACCTAGAAAGCATCCCAGGGGGTTATAATGCTTTACGGCGCATGTACACGGATATTCAGGAACCAATGTTGAGCGCTGCACAAGAACAG TTTGGTGGTAATCCATTTGCTTCCCTAGTGAGCAATACATCCTCAGGTGAAGGTAGTCAACCTTCCCGTACAGAAAATAGAGATCCATTGCCCAATCCATGGGCTCCACAAGCTTCCCAGAGTTCATCAGCTTCCAGTAGCACCACCAGCGCTGTCGGGGGCACTGGTGGTAGTGCTGCCAGTGGCACTTCTGGGCAGAGTTCATCTGCGCCAAATTTGGGGCCTGGAGTAGGAG ctAGTATGTTCAACACACCAGGAATGCAGAGCTTGTTGCAACAAATAACTGAAAACCCACAACTTATGCAAAATATGTTGTCCGCCCCCTACATGAGAAGCATGATGCAGTCACTAAGTCAGAACCCTGACCTTGCTGCACAG ATGATGCTGAATAATCCCCTATTTGCTGGAAATCCTCAGCTTCAAGAACAAATGAGACAACAGCTCCCAACTTTCCTCCAACAA atGCAGAATCCTGATACATTATCGGCAATGTCAAATCCTAGAGCAATGCAGGCCTTGTTACAAATTCAGCAGGGTTTACAGACATTAGCAACGGAAGCCCCTGGCCTCATCCCAGG GTTTACTCCTGGCCTGGGGGCATTAGGAAGCACTGGAGGCTCTTCAGGAAGCAACGGGTCTAACTCTGCCCCTACTGACAACCCAAGTCCCACGACCGGAACCACTGAACCCGGACACCAGCAGTTTATCCAACAGATGCTGCAGGCTCTTGCTGGAGTAAATCCTCAG CTACAGAATCCAGAAGTCAGATTTCAGCAACAACTGGAACAGCTCAGTGCAATGGGATTTTTGAACCGTGAAGCAAACTTGCAAGCGCTAATAGCAACAGGAGGTGATATCAATGCTGCTATTGAAAGGTTACTGGGCTCCCAGCCATCATAG
- the UBQLN1 gene encoding ubiquilin-1 isoform X2, with protein MAESGESGGPPSSQDGAAAAEGAGAPAAAASAEPKIMKVTVKTPKEKEEFAVPENSSVQQFKEEISKRFKSHTDQLVLIFAGKILKDQDTLSQHGIHDGLTVHLVIKTQNRPQDHSAQQTNTSGSNVTTSSAPSTNSTSGSATSNPFGLGGLGGLAGLSSLGLNTTNFSELQSQMQRQLMSNPEMMVQIMENPFVQSMLSNPDLMRQLIMANPQMQQLIQRNPEISHMLNNPDIMRQTLELARNPAMMQEMMRNQDRALSNLESIPGGYNALRRMYTDIQEPMLSAAQEQFGGNPFASLVSNTSSGEGSQPSRTENRDPLPNPWAPQASQSSSASSSTTSAVGGTGGSAASGTSGQSSSAPNLGPGVGASMFNTPGMQSLLQQITENPQLMQNMLSAPYMRSMMQSLSQNPDLAAQMQNPDTLSAMSNPRAMQALLQIQQGLQTLATEAPGLIPGFTPGLGALGSTGGSSGSNGSNSAPTDNPSPTTGTTEPGHQQFIQQMLQALAGVNPQLQNPEVRFQQQLEQLSAMGFLNREANLQALIATGGDINAAIERLLGSQPS; from the exons atggcCGAGAGTGGTGAAAGCGGCGGCCCTCCGAGCTCCCAGGACGGCGCCGCCGCGGCCGAAGGTGCAGGCGCCCCCGCGGCCGCTGCGTCCGCGGAGCCCAAGATCATGAAAGTCACCGTGAAGACCCcgaaggagaaggaggagttcGCCGTGCCCGAGAACAGCTCCGTGCAGCAG ttCAAGGAAGAAATCTCTAAACGTTTCAAATCACATACTGATCAACTTGTGTTGATATTTgctggaaaaattttaaaagatcaagaTACTTTGAGTCAGCATGGAATTCATGATGGACTTACTGTTCACCTTGTcatcaaaacacaaaacag GCCGCAGGATCATTCAGCTCAGCAAACAAATACCAGTGGAAGCAACGTTACCACATCATCAGCGCCTAGTACTAACTCCACATCTGGTTCTGCCACTAGCAACCCTTTTGGTTTAG GTGGCCTTGGAGGGCTTGCAGGCCTGAGTAGCTTGGGTTTGAATACTACTAACTTCTCTGAACTACAAAGTCAGATGCAGCGGCAACTTATGTCCAATCCTGAAATGATGGTCCAGATTATGGAGAATCCCTTTGTCCAGAGCATGCTCTCAAATCCTGACCTGATGAGGCAGTTAATTATGGCCAATCCACAGATGCAGCAGTTGATTCAGAGAAATCCAGAAATTAGTCATATGCTGAATAATCCAGATATTATGAGACAA ACATTGGAACTTGCCAGGAATCCAGCAATGATGCAGGAAATGATGAGAAACCAGGACCGAGCCTTGAGCAACCTAGAAAGCATCCCAGGGGGTTATAATGCTTTACGGCGCATGTACACGGATATTCAGGAACCAATGTTGAGCGCTGCACAAGAACAG TTTGGTGGTAATCCATTTGCTTCCCTAGTGAGCAATACATCCTCAGGTGAAGGTAGTCAACCTTCCCGTACAGAAAATAGAGATCCATTGCCCAATCCATGGGCTCCACAAGCTTCCCAGAGTTCATCAGCTTCCAGTAGCACCACCAGCGCTGTCGGGGGCACTGGTGGTAGTGCTGCCAGTGGCACTTCTGGGCAGAGTTCATCTGCGCCAAATTTGGGGCCTGGAGTAGGAG ctAGTATGTTCAACACACCAGGAATGCAGAGCTTGTTGCAACAAATAACTGAAAACCCACAACTTATGCAAAATATGTTGTCCGCCCCCTACATGAGAAGCATGATGCAGTCACTAAGTCAGAACCCTGACCTTGCTGCACAG atGCAGAATCCTGATACATTATCGGCAATGTCAAATCCTAGAGCAATGCAGGCCTTGTTACAAATTCAGCAGGGTTTACAGACATTAGCAACGGAAGCCCCTGGCCTCATCCCAGG GTTTACTCCTGGCCTGGGGGCATTAGGAAGCACTGGAGGCTCTTCAGGAAGCAACGGGTCTAACTCTGCCCCTACTGACAACCCAAGTCCCACGACCGGAACCACTGAACCCGGACACCAGCAGTTTATCCAACAGATGCTGCAGGCTCTTGCTGGAGTAAATCCTCAG CTACAGAATCCAGAAGTCAGATTTCAGCAACAACTGGAACAGCTCAGTGCAATGGGATTTTTGAACCGTGAAGCAAACTTGCAAGCGCTAATAGCAACAGGAGGTGATATCAATGCTGCTATTGAAAGGTTACTGGGCTCCCAGCCATCATAG